A genomic region of Solanum dulcamara chromosome 2, daSolDulc1.2, whole genome shotgun sequence contains the following coding sequences:
- the LOC129880609 gene encoding rhomboid-like protein 14, mitochondrial: MERGRGRWNSVSRGMLPLLALHTVTEFYRLERKPPFTAGLIAANTIIYLRPSFLHPILPTINEVWFNPHLILKYKDLKRFFLSAFYHLNDSHLVYNMLSLLWKGIQLETSIGSAEFASTVAALVAMSQGITLLLAKALLLFFDYERPYYQEYAVGFSGVLFAMKVILNAQSDDYTYVHGLLVPTRYAAWAELILIQMFVPGVSFLGHLGGILAGLLFLRLKASYSGANLLTTIIRGLSHALNWPLRFVKCLFRSQPRFGGRGTVGGRQTSDTSQVWSCQGCTFDNSVWLSVCEMCGTSHAVDGRSSLSSTDEIQDLSLDELRRRRIQRYGR; this comes from the exons atGGAAAGAGGAAGGGGAAGATGGAATTCAGTTTCACGTGGTATGCTACCTCTGTTAGCGCTGCATACAGTGACCGAATTTTACAGGCTGGAGAGAAAACCACCGTTTACAGCAGGACTTATTGCTGCTAATACAATTATATACTTAAGGCCAAGTTTTCTTCATCCTATACTCCCTACCATCAATGAAGTATGGTTTAATCCACATCTCATCCTTAAG TACAAGGACCTGAAACGATTTTTCCTATCAGCATTCTACCATTTGAATGATTCTCACCTAGTCTATAATATGCTCTCACTTCTGTGGAAGGGGATTCAGTTGGAGACATCAATAGGAAGTGCAGAATTTGCATCGACAGTTGCAGCCTTAGTTGCTATGTCCCAGGGCATCACGCTATTGCTTGCAAAAGCACTTCTGCTGTTCTTTGACTATGAGAGGCCCTACTATCAGGAATATGCTGTGGGGTTTTCTGGTGTCCTCTTCGCCATGAAAGTTATTCTTAATGCACAATCAGATGATTATACATATGTTCATGGGCTGTTGGTACCGACTCGTTATGCTGCCTGGGCAGAACTGATTCTCATACAAATGTTTGTCCCTGGTGTCTCATTTCTTGGTCACCTTGGTGGAATACTTGCTGGTCTTCTGTTTTTGCGTTTAAAAGCATCGTATTCAGGTGCAAATCTACTGACGACAATCATCAGAGGTCTTAGCCATGCACTGAACTGGCCTTTAAGGTTTGTGAAGTGCTTATTCCGAAGCCAACCAAGATTTGGCGGCAGAGGAACCGTTGGGGGGAGACAGACAAGTGATACTTCTCAAGTGTGGAGCTGCCAAGGATGTACATTTGATAATTCAGTCTGGTTAAGTGTTTGTGAGATGTGTGGCACAAGTCATGCTGTTGATGGACGGTCATCTCTTAGTTCAACAGATGAGATTCAAGATCTATCGTTGGATGAGTTGCGGCGTCGGAGAATTCAAAGATATGGTAGATGA
- the LOC129876281 gene encoding proline-rich receptor-like protein kinase PERK8 isoform X2: protein MDSRSSIMKFYILALHTYQVLASSPFGLRDRARITPSLGGYQRLRLLQVESTSPENSFPYGIYTSPPPPLSGVVPPTSPQINSPPLGVSTPPPTPSKSVPPNPQINSPPLVVSTPPPPSKSVPPSPQNSSPYGTFTPLTPGAMPTPLLPTSPPLPSPSAQTPQHNAPKPPAVNQPPPNSNHSSSPPTPPKKPENAVWCVAKPTVPADLIQQALDYACGSGAGCDAIQPNGACYQPPTLLSHASYAFNNYWQKKKQGGGTCDFGGTAMLVTVDPSYDQCRFTYN, encoded by the exons ATGGATTCAAGAAGCAGCATTATGAAATTCTACATTCTTGCCTTACATACATATCAAGTGCTAGCCTCAAGTCCCTTTGGTTTAAGAG ATAGAGCCAGGATAACTCCTAGCCTTGGAGGTTACCAGCGTTTACGACTCCTGCAGGTTGAATCAACTAGTCCAGAAAACTCTTTTCCATACGGAATTTAtacttctcctcctcctcctctttcCGGAGTTGTACCACCAACAAGTCCACAAATTAACTCTCCTCCATTAGGGGTATCCACTCCTCCTCCTACTCCTTCGAAGTCCGTGCCACCCAATCCACAAATTAACTCTCCTccattagtggtatccactcctcctcctccttcgaAGTCCGTGCCACCCAGTCCACAAAACTCTTCTCCATATGGGACATTCACTCCTCTTACTCCTGGTGCTATGCCAACACCTTTACTTCCCACTTCTCCACCACTACCATCTCCAAGTGCACAAACCCCACAGCATAATGCACCTAAGCCACCAGCAGTTAATCAGCCACCACCGAATAGTAATCATTCATCATCACCACCAACTCCTCCAAAGAAACCTGAAAATGCTGTTTGGTGTGTGGCCAAGCCAACGGTACCAGCAGACTTGATTCAGCAAGCATTGGACTATGCTTGTGGTTCTGGTGCTGGTTGTGATGCCATACAACCCAATGGGGCGTGTTACCAGCCGCCTACTCTGCTTTCTCATGCTTCTTATGCTTTCAATAACTACTGGCAGAAGAAGAAACAGGGAGGAGGAACTTGTGACTTTGGTGGCACTGCCATGCTCGTCACTGTTGATCCAA GTTATGATCAGTGTCGTTTCACGTACAACTAA
- the LOC129876281 gene encoding proline-rich receptor-like protein kinase PERK8 isoform X1 yields the protein MDSRSSIMKFYILALHTYQVLASSPFGLRENADRARITPSLGGYQRLRLLQVESTSPENSFPYGIYTSPPPPLSGVVPPTSPQINSPPLGVSTPPPTPSKSVPPNPQINSPPLVVSTPPPPSKSVPPSPQNSSPYGTFTPLTPGAMPTPLLPTSPPLPSPSAQTPQHNAPKPPAVNQPPPNSNHSSSPPTPPKKPENAVWCVAKPTVPADLIQQALDYACGSGAGCDAIQPNGACYQPPTLLSHASYAFNNYWQKKKQGGGTCDFGGTAMLVTVDPSYDQCRFTYN from the exons ATGGATTCAAGAAGCAGCATTATGAAATTCTACATTCTTGCCTTACATACATATCAAGTGCTAGCCTCAAGTCCCTTTGGTTTAAGAG AAAATGCAGATAGAGCCAGGATAACTCCTAGCCTTGGAGGTTACCAGCGTTTACGACTCCTGCAGGTTGAATCAACTAGTCCAGAAAACTCTTTTCCATACGGAATTTAtacttctcctcctcctcctctttcCGGAGTTGTACCACCAACAAGTCCACAAATTAACTCTCCTCCATTAGGGGTATCCACTCCTCCTCCTACTCCTTCGAAGTCCGTGCCACCCAATCCACAAATTAACTCTCCTccattagtggtatccactcctcctcctccttcgaAGTCCGTGCCACCCAGTCCACAAAACTCTTCTCCATATGGGACATTCACTCCTCTTACTCCTGGTGCTATGCCAACACCTTTACTTCCCACTTCTCCACCACTACCATCTCCAAGTGCACAAACCCCACAGCATAATGCACCTAAGCCACCAGCAGTTAATCAGCCACCACCGAATAGTAATCATTCATCATCACCACCAACTCCTCCAAAGAAACCTGAAAATGCTGTTTGGTGTGTGGCCAAGCCAACGGTACCAGCAGACTTGATTCAGCAAGCATTGGACTATGCTTGTGGTTCTGGTGCTGGTTGTGATGCCATACAACCCAATGGGGCGTGTTACCAGCCGCCTACTCTGCTTTCTCATGCTTCTTATGCTTTCAATAACTACTGGCAGAAGAAGAAACAGGGAGGAGGAACTTGTGACTTTGGTGGCACTGCCATGCTCGTCACTGTTGATCCAA GTTATGATCAGTGTCGTTTCACGTACAACTAA